A genome region from Buchnera aphidicola (Chaetogeoica yunlongensis) includes the following:
- the def gene encoding peptide deformylase: MSVLKILKYPDYRLRKIAKPISNINSDIHKIIKDMFDTMYFYNGIGLAATQVNIPLQIIVMDVILESTNPITLINPKIIKKHGTIITQEGCLSIPYYQEKITRAKEITVDAFNSTGKKIKIHTKENFTLSICIQHEIDHLLGKLFIDHLSDLKKKRFIKKINKKKYDS; encoded by the coding sequence ATGTCAGTACTAAAAATATTAAAATATCCAGATTATCGTTTAAGAAAAATTGCAAAACCAATATCAAACATAAATAGTGATATACATAAGATCATTAAAGATATGTTTGATACAATGTATTTTTACAACGGAATTGGATTAGCTGCTACACAAGTAAATATCCCATTACAAATAATAGTAATGGATGTAATTCTTGAATCAACTAATCCTATTACATTAATCAATCCTAAAATTATAAAAAAACACGGAACCATTATCACTCAAGAAGGATGTCTATCAATACCGTATTATCAAGAAAAAATCACAAGAGCAAAAGAAATTACAGTTGACGCATTCAATTCAACAGGAAAAAAAATTAAAATACATACAAAAGAAAATTTTACATTATCTATTTGCATTCAACATGAAATCGATCATTTGCTAGGAAAACTATTTATAGATCATCTTTCAGATCTTAAAAAAAAACGATTTATTAAAAAAATAAACAAAAAAAAATATGATTCTTAA
- the fmt gene encoding methionyl-tRNA formyltransferase, with the protein MILKNSKTLNIVFAGTNDFSKNHLKVLIKQTSHKILGIITQPDKPYGRGQNVVSTPTKILAKKFNIPVFQPISLNTTEFYNQILNLNADIMIVVSYGKIIPQTILKIFPLGGINIHTSLLPKWRGPSPIQSSILYGDKLTGITIIKMSKNIDTGNIIYSSPCIIKNTDTCSTLQKRLQTLSCKILTKILIKFLNNSYYSIHQSKLTKYSKKIKKTDAKLLWSTDAIKLERLIRAYNPWPICYFTINKKLSIKVWSANVISNLSQYKYKTGEIILINKYGIQIKTKKNILNIQQVQLPGKKIMLAKNLCHPKYPWCKPGIQLK; encoded by the coding sequence ATGATTCTTAAAAATTCAAAAACTTTAAACATCGTTTTTGCTGGAACAAACGATTTTTCAAAAAACCACTTAAAAGTACTTATAAAACAAACTAGTCATAAAATCTTAGGAATAATTACACAACCAGATAAACCCTATGGAAGAGGACAAAATGTCGTTTCTACACCAACAAAAATTTTAGCTAAAAAATTTAATATTCCTGTTTTTCAACCAATATCATTAAATACAACAGAATTTTATAATCAAATACTTAATCTTAATGCAGATATTATGATAGTAGTGTCTTATGGAAAAATTATTCCCCAAACTATACTAAAAATTTTTCCATTAGGGGGAATAAATATTCATACATCTTTATTACCCAAATGGCGAGGCCCATCACCAATACAATCTTCTATTCTATATGGAGATAAATTAACTGGAATTACCATCATAAAAATGAGCAAAAATATTGATACTGGAAATATAATCTATTCATCACCTTGTATTATTAAAAATACAGATACCTGTTCGACTTTACAAAAAAGATTACAAACATTAAGTTGTAAAATATTAACTAAAATACTAATAAAATTTTTAAATAACTCTTATTACTCCATTCATCAAAGTAAACTAACTAAATATTCAAAAAAAATTAAAAAAACAGATGCTAAATTACTTTGGTCAACAGATGCAATAAAATTAGAAAGATTAATAAGAGCATATAATCCATGGCCTATTTGTTATTTTACAATTAATAAAAAATTGTCCATTAAAGTATGGTCAGCCAATGTTATAAGTAATCTATCTCAATACAAATATAAAACTGGAGAAATAATTTTAATAAATAAATATGGAATACAAATTAAAACAAAAAAAAATATTTTAAACATCCAACAAGTACAATTACCTGGAAAAAAAATTATGCTTGCAAAAAACCTATGTCATCCTAAATATCCATGGTGTAAACCAGGAATTCAATTAAAATAA